The genomic region AATCTGTTCGTGCAGCGGATGCTTTAGACGAAGTTGTATTTAGCCCAATTGAAGGAACAATTGTGGAATTGTCAGAAGTTCCAGATCCGGCGTTTGCATCCGGAGCAATGGGTAAAGGAATAGCGATTGAGCCAGCTGTAGGCAGAGTCGTAGCGCCTTTTGATGGTACAGTTACCGTTGCATTCAAGAAAAAACATGCCTTGGCAGTTGTGTCAGACACGGGTGCTGAAATATTGGTTCACGTCGGAGTCGATACCGTCAAATTGGACGGTCAGCATTTTACCTCTCATATCAAAGAAGGGGACCGCGTCCGAGCGGGAGATCTGTTGCTTGAATTCGATATTGCACAGATTAAGGCTGCTGGTTATCACACGGTAACGCCGATTATCGTAACGAATTCCGCCAACTACGAGGAAGTCATTCCGCAGGCTAAAGGCAATGTTCATAGCCAGGAGATGTTATTGAAGTTGTACAGCGGAAAGGGACAGGAATAAAATAAGAATAGATACAAATTCGATACTTTAGAGTTTTCATGGTTCCGTTGACATGGTGGAATTGGAAAATTATAATTAGAATTGTACATCTATACATGATAATGAAAGGTGGATTATTGAATATGACACATGCGATGAGACTGCGTTTCCTTCCTTTGAATCGGTAATTGAATACGTTCAAAGGCTCTGACCATTGGTTCAGAGTAAACGGGATCAGTCTGTCATTTTCAAACATCTGACCTTAAAATAAGTGTTATACTCGTTTTCTCGTTTACATTGAATCACAGGCCCTGCCTGTGATTTTTTGTTTTCTTATGACTATTTTTAATTAGGTAAGGGTTTCAATACAAATTATAGGAGGTACCGCTATGATGACGTTACTGTTCTATTGATACGAGCTGGCACGATCAGCTCGTATCGATAGAAGCGTGCTTCGCTATCGATACGAAATAAATCTTATTTCGGAGGTAGCGAATATGGAAAAGATATGTTTTGAATTAGAACAGGTTGAGATGACCTATATGGATAAAGCAGTACTGAACATTGAGAGACTGGCCGTGCATCAACTGGATCGTATCGGTATAGTGGGTGGTAATGGTCAGGGTAAAAGTACGTTGTTGAAACTCATTGCAGGACAGATCCAGCCGACTGCCGGAAAGGTGAAAAGGTACGCGGAATTTGGCTATTTGGAACAAGTGGAACCACCCCAGGCTAATGGAAATCTGGAAGTTGACGTGGCTTTACTCAGTAAATTAGCCGTACCTCAACACGACCAACTATGGAGTGGCGGAGAACAGACCCGTATGAAACTGGCTCACATGTTCACTCATTATCATGAAGTACTGTTACTGGATGAACCAACAACACACCTGGATCAAGAGGGCATTACATTTTTGCTGGATGAATTGCGTTATTACTATGGGGCGCTTGTGCTGATCAGTCATGATCGTGCGGTTCTGGATGAATTGGTGACCACGATCTGGGAAATCCATCAAGGTGAGGTTCATGTATATTCCGGTAACTATAGTGATTATCAGGCACAGAAGAGGCTGGAGCGTGAACAACAAAACCAGGCCCATGAACAATTCTCCAAGGAGAAAAGACGATTGGAGCTGGCCGCCCGGGAAAAGATGAAGAAAGCCGAGAAAATAACACAGGCTGGAAGCATGTCCAAAAAAGAATCCAAGGCAAAACCAAACCGAATGGTTGAAACGAAATCCAAAGGCACCAGTCAAAAAGCGGTACACCGTGCAGCTAAAGCGATTGAACAGCGTATGCAACAACTTCATGAGGTAAAAGCAGTGCAAGAGGAACGACCTATGATCTTCCGTCAGCCGAAGACACTGGAGCTGCACAACCGATTTCCAATTATGGCAGATCGCCTTACGCTTGAGGTGGAAGGTAATGTTTTGTTGGAGAATGTAAGTTTTCAAATTCCATTAAAACAAAAAATAGCGATAACCGGAGCCAATGGCAGTGGGAAAAGCACATTGCTTAACCATGTTTTCCATGCTGGAGATCACATCACGATGTCTCCAAAAGCGAAGCTTGGTTATTTTCAGCAAATGAGCTATCGTTTCACAACAAAAGAGACCGTATTACAATTCCTGAAAAATCGTTCGGAATATGAGGAATCAGAGCTGAGAAGTGCGTTGTACGCGATGCAGTTTACAGGAAATGACTTGCGGAAGAATGTTAGTACATTAAGTGGAGGAGAAGCGATTCGTCTTCAATTATGTCACTTGTTTCTTGGACAATATAACATTCTATTGTTGGATGAGCCGACGAATTTTCTTGATATGCATGCATTGGAAGCGTTGGAGCGTTTTATCAAGGCGTATGAGGGGACCATTCTGTATGTATCTCATGATCAGAGGTTTATTGAAAATACAGCGGATCAACAATTTCAGATTACAGCGCGTCAATTGCTTCAGGTGAATATATAAGTTGAACTAAAGAAGATTTACACGGATCACTCCGATGACAGAACAACCTTAGAGGAAGAGAAGTAACGAAAACCGCCAAAGTGATTTTGGCGGTTTCGTCTTTTTCAAAGTAGGAAGATCGGATACCTTATGTAGCTTCTGTTAAGACTCCGCTTTTACAACCGTTGAATGCACGTTACCTGTGAGTCGTTGTGGTGGGAAAACCATGCGCACAGGTGCAATGATGATCGCAGCAAATGCAGATTTGATCAGATCCCCTATAATGTAAGGATAAAACCCTTGAATCATGGCCTCAGGTAAATCCATTTTGTATGCATAGGCAAGCCAAGGCACCCCGGATACATATACGAGCAGTGAACCAAACAGTTCAAATATGATAAAAGCGAGAATGAATCCTGTGACACCTTTGATGTTGATTCGTGCAAGCAGTAATCCAATTAATAATGCGGAGATCGGCCACATCATCACATATCCTCCGGTAGGTCCAAGAAGCACCGCAAGTCCTCCGGTCCCGTGCAGTAATGGGAAACCTAGAGCAGTGAGCAGAACAACCATGGTAACGCTTAGGAAACCATAAAGTGGACCAAGTAATCCTCCAGCCAGCATGACAGCCAAGGTCTGTAATGTTATCGGTACAGGGGAGAAGCCAATGGGAATGCTTATGTAACCAAAAAGTACTAAAATTGCGGCCATAAGTGCGCTAAATACAATGCCTCGCAAAGATAATTTCATGTTTGAACAATCCTCTCCATTTTGGTAATATGATTGTTAACCAATTAAATAAATGTGGTTAACGATTAGGATCGTACCACATAACAATAGAAAGGGAAAGGACTAATTTACAATGCAAGGCAACATGCCAATAATTATATTAGAGGACGTTCGAGTGCATTATGCTTCCGAAGGTGGTCAGGTGAGGAAAGCGTTGGATGGGGTATCACTTACGCTGCATCAAAGGGAATGGATTAGTATTGTAGGAGCGAATGGCAGTGGGAAAAGTACGCTCGCTGGACTACTAATTGGATTCACTCCGCTCTCGGGAGGGGTGCGGAATATCTCGGATGAACTTACCGTTCGAGGTGTATTGCAGCAACCGGATGCCCAGGTACTGGGCGATACGATTGAAGAGGAGTTTCATTTTGCGTTGTCTCCATTAATGAATACTGTAGAAGAACAATCGGAGCGCAGGGAGGACGCATTACATACTGTAGGACTTCATTATCCGCCAGAGATGGCCATCTCGCAATTATCGGGTGGACAGAAACAGCTACTAAACATTGCTGTAGCGCTCGCTGCCAAACCAGATGTATTGATTCTGGATGAGCCGACAGCCATGCTTGATCCGGGAGCAAGAGATCGTATCGAGGCCATCGTTCAGAAGATTACCAAGCGGGGGACAACGGTAATCTGGATAACGCATCATCTGGAAGAGGCGACCCTGTGTGATCGAATCATTGCTATCGAACGAGGGCGCTGTGTGTACGACGGGGAGCCGGAGTCCTTTTTCTATAAGACAGAGACGAATGAGAAAATCACCGGAGAAGATGAGCAGCTATCCGCTTGTGATCGGTTAGGGTTAGACCCTCCTTTCACTGTAAAGACTGCGTTATTGCTCAAGCAAAAAGGCATGATGCCAGAAGCCATGCCACTGCGGCCCGAGCAATTAGCTAAGGAGGTCGCGCGTTGGAGATCGAATTAACAAATATACGTATAGAAGCATCGGAATCGAGCAAACGTGCACTGCTTGAAGATATAAATATTCAGTTGAACAGTGGTGAAATCACCTTGCTGCTAGGCTGTACGGGTTCGGGAAAAACGACCTTACTACAGACACTGGCTGGCCTGAAACCTCTTAATGCAGGCAGTATTACATTGGATGGTACGCTTTTCTGGAAAGAAGGGAAAGTGCCGCACTCGATTTTATTGCAAATGGGACTAGTATTTCAATTTCCGGAGCAACAACTGTTTGCCCGAAGTATTCAGCGTGAATTCAACTATTCACTGCGTCCCTATCGACTTTCCGAGAACGAACAACAAGAGCAGATCACAAAAGCACTCAACCAATGGGACCCGTCAGTGTCTCCTGAGCTGGAACGGCGATTTCATCTGGATAGGTCTCCATTTGCACTAAGTGGTGGGGAGAAGCGCAGGCTTGGACTTGCTCTCGGAACTGTGACCAATCCACACTGGCTTCTGCTGGATGAGCCGAGTGCCGGGTTGGAAGCGCAAAGTGTCGTGCTCTTGCTGGATGCAATGGAGCAACATCGTCTGGCAGGTGGTGGAGTTGTGGTAGCCACCCATGATCTGGATACATTCTTGCCTTGTGCGGATCGGGTATTGTTGTTGCAGGGAGGTCGTCTAATCGCCGATCTCACGTCGAGAGAACTTCACGAAAGGCCTGAACTGCTGGAGCAGACAGGGATTGGTCTGCCACCTTCGATGCGACTAGCAGAGCAGTTTAAGGCAGCGGGTCTTGATCTGTCTTTTACCGCAATGACGCCAGAGGAGATGGCTGAAAGCATTGTTCAGTCCACGTCCGTTGGGGTGGGAGCTCAGAACGAATCGATAGATCCGTCTGGGATAGGGAATAGGATTGCCCAGAGGGATGCATTAGAGACTATAGATGGGGAGGATCCGAAACTTCTTCCGAACACATTGACTCATTCAGCCGGATTATATGGCGTGATGGATCCTCGTCTGAAGTGGATTTTGTATATTTTGCTGGTCACCGCCGCGATGCTTCAACAGCGCTGGCTGGGATTAACGTTAACACTGGTGCCGGTAGTGGCCGCACTTGCCGTTCTTCCGCGTCAGACGTTGGCTGGATGCATGAAACTAATGAAGCCACTGTTATTATTTTTCCTCATATCAACGTCGTTATCTGGAACCACCCTTTCAACTGAGGCAGGCGGTCTGCACTTTGGTTTTTCCCTGGCACAGGCGGAGGGCACTTTGCTGAATGTATATCGTTTGTTTATCGTTACTTTGGCAAGTCTGTGGTTTTCACTGACGACGCCTTATGGCCGGATGGTAGAAGGGCTGAACTGGGTACTCGGTATCGGTAAAAAAATGAAGCTACCCGTAGCTTCGTTTGCTCTTGCTGTATCGTTAATCTTTCGATTTATCCCGATGATCTGGAGTGAGTGGCAGCGATTCTCACTGATCGTACGGGCACGTGGGAAGGCCGCTTTAAGACCGAATACCGTGCGAATTCGTGACCTCGGTCCGATGGTCATTCCTTTGTTAATGGCACTGTTCCAACGTGCAGAGGATATGACCATTGCGATGGAAATGCGTAAAGTTCGAGAAAACTCTTTGCTTGGAGCACGTTCTTCGTTATTGGTATGGTCCAAGCGCGATACCTGGATTAGCATGGCTGGCCTCATTGGTTTTGTACTGTTAGTATGGATTCGCCAGTGGTGATGGCGATGATGATCGTGATGGATCCGGTAATGGATCAGAACTTTAAACGCAGTATTTTCCAATAATCATGCATAAATGCGTTTGACCTCGCTCACAATAAGTGTACGTTGATCATCTGAAGTGGATCAGGAGGGACGAACGATGAAAGATAAGTTTTTGCGTGAAGAACGGCAAGAATATACTGATGTGTCTACGGTGGAGTCGCAGCGAAACGATATCACACTCGAAGAATTTCCGGAGGGACCTTACGGTTCTTCTTTGTTATCCGAGTCTCTTGGGAAAAGTTCTCCGTGGCGGGTGGATCAGCGATCTGCACATCGTTTTGATTATGAAAATCATGAGCTTCATGAAGGAGATGTACGGGATTACCCGGGTCAGGATGTTTTCGACCAAACGGTTCCGGATAACGTATCCAAGCCTCAATACCCGGAAGAATCGTAATGAGATTTTGATATAAAGTAGAGCGTAGCCTCCAACAGGTTTGACCTGTTCGGGGGCTATTTTCGTTAGAGTGGTTTAAATAAAATCTCCTCTAATTCCACATTATGGGTTATTGTAAAGCCTGGATGTGTTCAGGAAGGTGTGCGTCGTCAGGTCATCTATACGGATGGAAAATATCAGGATCTGATCCTCTTTGGATTAACCAAAGACGAGTTTATAGAAAAAGAAGGGCTTGTTTGAAGTAAAAGCTAACAAGCTGAAATTAAGTGTGAAGTAGGAGGAAGTATGAACCAATCCATACAAAACGATGAATTAATCATCGATTGCAAGGATATTTATTTGCGTGAGTATCGAATTGAAGATTTGGAGAAACTGCAAGAAATTACGTGGCAACCCGAGGTGTATGAATTCCTACCAGGATGGAACGCTACGATTGAAGAGAGGGCCCTTTGGCTCGGCGAATATGAAATTCCTCAGAATCAGCGTTTTAAACAAGCTGTGATGGCCGGAGAGGATATTGGAGAGTTATACTTGCGTATGGCTATCGTACTCAAAGAAAATGATGAGTTTATAGGATGGTGCTGCTCGGGCATTAAGGATGAACTGCCAGCACCCAATCGGGAGATTATGTACGGTATTTCGAAAGATTTCAGGAACCGTGGCTATACAACCCAGGCAGTAAAAGGAATGACGGAGTATTTATTTGAATACACAAATGTTGAGGTGCTGAATGCCATCGCATTGATTACCAATCAAGCATCCAATAAGGTAATACTGAAATGTCATTTTGAACCGGTCAACTCGATCGAGATCGAGGATGAAAAATATAACCATTATCAACTGCGGAAGCAACAAGGTCATGTTTAATGCATTTGTCTCAAGATGGTTGTATTGACGTGATGATGTCAGGGCAAGAACATAGTCCCCCGAAAAATAGCTATAACATTAGCATTTCAAATCAGGTTAGACAGTTATTACTGGCTGCCTGATTTTTTTTCGTCGTTTAGTCTATAGGACAAGCTGAAATTAATAATTTTCTCCACGATAATAACGCTCCAATTTGTTATCCAAATGAACAAGCTGCGCTTTTTTCTCCTCGATATCATTCAGTAACTTTTGTTTTTGATCTTCAATTAGTTGGGTTCTTTCCTTCAGGGTTGAAGTACCTTCATTTACCTGATCATAATACTTTTTGATGTCTTCCACACTCATCCCGGTTTCGCGGAGACATTTGATAAAAACCAGCCAGTTCAGATCATCCTCCGAATAAAGACGGTTATTCTGCTCACTTCGCGCAGCAGGTTTCAACAGTCCCTTCCTTTCGTAAAAGCGGATCGCTCCGATCGAGACCTCAACTTTTTTCGCTACTTCTCCAATGGTTAACATGTTAAACCCCTTTTATAAAAAAAATTTGACCTACACTAAGTGTAGCATAGTAACTTATACATTGTTCAATATAAATCAATTTAGGGAAAGAAGGATTCGCATGAAAAAAACGGTCTTTGTAACCGGAGCTAATAAAGGAATTGGATATGAAATCGTCAAGCAGTTGGGTGAAGCGGGTTGGAAAGTTATCCTTGGCGCACGCAGTGTCGAACGGGGTGAAGCAGCTGTTTCGGAGTTAACTTCCAGGGGATTAGACGTAGAATTAGTACAGATCGACATGAACGACTTGAAGAGCATCGAACAGGCAGCCGAAACAATTCATAAGACTTATCCCGACATAAACCTTCTGATCAATAACGCGGGTATGCCGGGTGCGTTCTCTCATTCTTTTACGGATACCCAAGAGGAAGATTTACGGAATGCCTTTGAAGTCAACTTTTTCGGCACCTTCCGTTTGAATCAGCGATTGTTCCCGTTAATCAAAGATAATGAAGGCACAATCATTAATGTATCGACTGACATGGCTTCTCTGGATCATATGCAAAATGCGGAATTTACGTTAAATGCCTTCGACTATAACTCATCCAAAACGGCCAACAGCGCCATGACACTTTCGATGGCTTATGAAGTGAAAAACAGCCGGGCGCAAGTCTTTGCAGTAACGCCCGGTTTCACATCAACAGATCTTAACGGCAATGCCGAAGGCGGTAAATCAAAAGAAGCCAGCGCTGCGATTATTGTGCGCTATGCGACGGATGGCAAACGTCATAACGGGGAGTTACTAGATGAGAACGGTGTGTACCCTTGGTAATCGACCGTTGCCAAAAGTAACGATAGATAGGGATAATAGCGGAAAGTTAGATGAAAATATTGGCGCGGTTCTGTTACTTAGATAGAAGCAAGGAATATGAGAATACAACGTCGAATAAAAAAATGATAGTTTTATCTTGTTTGTATGCTGCAAATGAAACAAACACCAAACGTAAACGAACATCTTTCTTGTATTAAGTTAACAGAGCATGGACTATAAATCGTATTTCTAACAAGCATATCAATCGGAGGTATATATTTAATGGAGGTTTCATTGTACAAAGCAGATTTAGAAGATGCATCGACTATTCATGAAATGAAAGTCAAAGCATTTATGCCTTTGTTGGAAAAATATCAGGACTTTGAAACAAGCCCTGCCAATGAAACCTTAGAAAGAATTATTACTCAAATCAATCAATCTTTTACAGATTATTTTATAATTCATCATCTTGAGGTTGCTGTTGGTGGAATTAGAGTCGTGAAAAAAGATAATCGGATCTACAGTATTAGCCCAATTTTTATACTGCCAGAACATCAAGGAAAAGGAATCGCACAAAAAGTTTTTACAATGGTTGAGCAGATATATGATGATGCAAAGTCATGGAAATTGGGTACCATCTTACAAGAGCAAGGAAACTGTTATTTGTATGAAAAGATAGGCTACAAAAAAACGGGTGGAACAAAAGCAATTAACGACAAAATGACAATGGTATTTTATGAAAAGCATATATAAGCTTCAAATCCTTAAATATGACGCCTCAGATTCGTTAGCCTGAAACCCATTGGGCTGCCATCATAATAAACGGATACAACAAAAGAATCCCCCATTCATTTCTAAATCAAAATGAGTGGGGGATTTGTCATGCAATCAAAATCGGGAGCAAGATGAAAGAAAAAGCGTTTGGATAGCCTACTTGCAGCCGAAGCTCAGCCTAGATATCAGTCTTATGCAGCGGCATTAATATCATAAATTCAGTTCCCAAGCCTACCTGACTTCGTACCGTAATCTTCCCACTATACGACTCCACAATGGAGTGGGTAATGGCTAGACCGAGACCAGCGCCCCCTTGTTTGCGCGAACGAGAACTGCTTGTGCGGTAAAATCGCTCAAAGATATGGGGCAGATGTTCAGGTTCAATGCCCGTGCCGTTATCCTTTACGGACAATTCAGCCTTATGGTGCGTGGCATATAACGTTATGGAGATGGCCCCATGCTCTGGATCGGTGTGCTGCACCGCATTATGGAACAGATTCAGCACAACCTGCTTCAGCTTATAAGGATCAGCCAGAACATGGACAGCAGCCGTCAGGTCGAGATGAATGGACCTCCGCTGAGCCATCATGGTCAGTTGTGGTTGCATTTCGAGCAGCAGACTGTCCAGCTGAATGACCTCCTGCTCCTGCTTTGGAGCCTGATCCAGCTTGGTTAGTAACAACAAATCTTCAACCAATTTGTTAATTCGCACGGATTCGCCGTGCATGCTGTCCAGTGCTTTATATAGTTGATCTTGATTGGTGGCAGCCCCCCGCTGTAAAACTTCAATAAAGCCATGAATGGAGGTGAGGGGGGTGCGCAGCTCATGGGAAGCATCGGACAAGAAACGTTGCATCTGTTCTTTCGATTCCCGCTCTGCTTCAAACGAGTTTTCCAGCCTTTCAAGCATGCCATTGAATGAAAGTGCGAGCTGATCCACTTCTTCTTGTCCCTGAACGACGGGAAGGCGTTCTGCGAGACTGCCTGCATCGATCTGCTGTACTTTATTCACCATGTTGGACAGGGGAACGAGTGTCCGGCGTAATACCTTGGTGTACAGAATAAGGCCGGCCACCATGGCCAACAGCGATAACATGATGAAGATCAAAAGTTGTTTAATAATCAGATCTCTCAGTGGTTTCGTAGCCGTACCCATCTGGACCATCGGTAAGCCGCGATTGCGTGGACCGGGTGAGGCGAAGACAATCAATTGCTCCTTACCTTGGCTATCCGTTACGATCCGGTAGGGAATATGTTTTTGTTCTTTTAACTCATCTGTAATGTCCTGATATTCAGCGGTTGAGAGATGAGGGGCGTTCAGACCGTCTTCCCCAAAAACATCCTCGAACGTACCTTGGTTATCAAATAGAGCCAGTGAACGGTCAGGAATAAACAACACCCGATTGCCAGACACGTTACCTGCCTGTCCACCGAAAGGATTGTTGGAAGAGCCACTACGTGATTGGATTCCGAGCCAAACCGGGGGCATGGACATGAGCTGTTCTTCCATGGTTTTCGCCTGATTGCGGTAGAGAAAGCTTTCCATGATCCAGAATTGCAGAATGCCGATTAACAATAGTAGCCCTGCAAGCACGAAGAGAGAACGTGAGAGCAATTGCGAACGCAGGGAACGCGGCCAGATCCATTGGTGTAGACGTCCTAAACGAAGTTTATTTTTTTTACGCAGCGAGTTCATCAGAGATCCACCCTGTACCCGACACCTCGAAGCGTGCGAATGAGTCTGTGCTCTTTATCCCCGAGTTTGTCGCGCAAGGACCGAACGTACACCTCTACAATATTCTCTTCCCCGCCAAAATCGTACCCCCACACCCGACTCAAAATGGTCGCTTTGCTCAGTACAATCCCATGATTAAGCACAATAAATTTTAACAGTTCGTATTCGGTAGGAGATAACTCCAGGACCTGATCCTGATAGGTGATTTCTTTGCGCTGATCATCAATTCGGAAGGGACCATGAGTGACGGCTCCGATTAATAAAGGAAATTGATTACGCAGTCTGGCCTGAATCCGGGCGAGCAGCTCGTCGAAGGCAAAGGGCTTGATCATGTAATCGTCAGCACCTAACCACAAGCCCTTAACCCGATTCTCGACTTCGTCCTTCGCTGTCAGCATAATCACGCCAACCTGGGCTCCGGTCTTACGCAGACGCTCGACCACTTCAAAACCATCCATCTCTGGCATCATGACATCCAAAATAGCCATATGTGGCCTGAATTCAAGCGCCAACTCAAGTGCAGCTGCTCCATCGGGTGCTGTGCGCACATCGAAGCCTTCATTGCTTAATCCAAGCTCCAGAAATTGCAAAATATGTGGTTCATCATCAGCCAATAGTATTTTAATTCCGCTGCTAAGCTTCATAATGTACGTTCTCTCCTTGCTTGATCCATCTAGATTTCTCCCTCACTTCGGAGGGACTGTATGTAGTATTATCGCTTGCCAAACTGAAATTTAGCTGAAAGGATTGTGAATTATCCTCAGACAACATTCAGCGGGCACTCATCCCAGCTTTATTTTGGCATGTCACAATACTAGACATGAAGAACTTTGAAGGAGTGATTACCATTGAATAACACCAAAAGAAGGATGGATCTTGTCCTTCTGCCGATTGTATTACTGGCGGCATTTCTGAATGGGTACGGCATCTGGAACGATCAATATGCCAATTCCTATTATACGACTGCCGTTGGGAGTATGCTAAGCAACTTCCATAACTTTTTCTATGCATCACTAGACTCGGCAGGCTCGGTAACTGTTGACAAACCACCTGTTGTCTTCTGGATCCAGACAGCCTTTGCCTATGTATTCGGATTGCACGGATGGAGCGTTATTTTGCCGCAGGTATTAGCGGGAATCGGTTCGGTGCTCCTAATCTATTTCATGGTGAAACCTACATATGGTCTTGCAGCAGCACGAATCTCGGCACTTGCGATGGCGACTGTGCCTGTCGTAGCCGCAGTCAGTCGGACCAACAATATTGACAGCATGCTGGTGTT from Paenibacillus sp. FSL R5-0341 harbors:
- the abc-f gene encoding ABC-F type ribosomal protection protein; the protein is MEKICFELEQVEMTYMDKAVLNIERLAVHQLDRIGIVGGNGQGKSTLLKLIAGQIQPTAGKVKRYAEFGYLEQVEPPQANGNLEVDVALLSKLAVPQHDQLWSGGEQTRMKLAHMFTHYHEVLLLDEPTTHLDQEGITFLLDELRYYYGALVLISHDRAVLDELVTTIWEIHQGEVHVYSGNYSDYQAQKRLEREQQNQAHEQFSKEKRRLELAAREKMKKAEKITQAGSMSKKESKAKPNRMVETKSKGTSQKAVHRAAKAIEQRMQQLHEVKAVQEERPMIFRQPKTLELHNRFPIMADRLTLEVEGNVLLENVSFQIPLKQKIAITGANGSGKSTLLNHVFHAGDHITMSPKAKLGYFQQMSYRFTTKETVLQFLKNRSEYEESELRSALYAMQFTGNDLRKNVSTLSGGEAIRLQLCHLFLGQYNILLLDEPTNFLDMHALEALERFIKAYEGTILYVSHDQRFIENTADQQFQITARQLLQVNI
- a CDS encoding biotin transporter BioY — encoded protein: MKLSLRGIVFSALMAAILVLFGYISIPIGFSPVPITLQTLAVMLAGGLLGPLYGFLSVTMVVLLTALGFPLLHGTGGLAVLLGPTGGYVMMWPISALLIGLLLARINIKGVTGFILAFIIFELFGSLLVYVSGVPWLAYAYKMDLPEAMIQGFYPYIIGDLIKSAFAAIIIAPVRMVFPPQRLTGNVHSTVVKAES
- a CDS encoding ATP-binding cassette domain-containing protein; the protein is MPIIILEDVRVHYASEGGQVRKALDGVSLTLHQREWISIVGANGSGKSTLAGLLIGFTPLSGGVRNISDELTVRGVLQQPDAQVLGDTIEEEFHFALSPLMNTVEEQSERREDALHTVGLHYPPEMAISQLSGGQKQLLNIAVALAAKPDVLILDEPTAMLDPGARDRIEAIVQKITKRGTTVIWITHHLEEATLCDRIIAIERGRCVYDGEPESFFYKTETNEKITGEDEQLSACDRLGLDPPFTVKTALLLKQKGMMPEAMPLRPEQLAKEVARWRSN
- a CDS encoding ATP-binding cassette domain-containing protein, producing the protein MEIELTNIRIEASESSKRALLEDINIQLNSGEITLLLGCTGSGKTTLLQTLAGLKPLNAGSITLDGTLFWKEGKVPHSILLQMGLVFQFPEQQLFARSIQREFNYSLRPYRLSENEQQEQITKALNQWDPSVSPELERRFHLDRSPFALSGGEKRRLGLALGTVTNPHWLLLDEPSAGLEAQSVVLLLDAMEQHRLAGGGVVVATHDLDTFLPCADRVLLLQGGRLIADLTSRELHERPELLEQTGIGLPPSMRLAEQFKAAGLDLSFTAMTPEEMAESIVQSTSVGVGAQNESIDPSGIGNRIAQRDALETIDGEDPKLLPNTLTHSAGLYGVMDPRLKWILYILLVTAAMLQQRWLGLTLTLVPVVAALAVLPRQTLAGCMKLMKPLLLFFLISTSLSGTTLSTEAGGLHFGFSLAQAEGTLLNVYRLFIVTLASLWFSLTTPYGRMVEGLNWVLGIGKKMKLPVASFALAVSLIFRFIPMIWSEWQRFSLIVRARGKAALRPNTVRIRDLGPMVIPLLMALFQRAEDMTIAMEMRKVRENSLLGARSSLLVWSKRDTWISMAGLIGFVLLVWIRQW
- a CDS encoding GNAT family N-acetyltransferase; the protein is MNQSIQNDELIIDCKDIYLREYRIEDLEKLQEITWQPEVYEFLPGWNATIEERALWLGEYEIPQNQRFKQAVMAGEDIGELYLRMAIVLKENDEFIGWCCSGIKDELPAPNREIMYGISKDFRNRGYTTQAVKGMTEYLFEYTNVEVLNAIALITNQASNKVILKCHFEPVNSIEIEDEKYNHYQLRKQQGHV
- a CDS encoding MerR family transcriptional regulator, whose translation is MLTIGEVAKKVEVSIGAIRFYERKGLLKPAARSEQNNRLYSEDDLNWLVFIKCLRETGMSVEDIKKYYDQVNEGTSTLKERTQLIEDQKQKLLNDIEEKKAQLVHLDNKLERYYRGENY
- a CDS encoding SDR family NAD(P)-dependent oxidoreductase; protein product: MKKTVFVTGANKGIGYEIVKQLGEAGWKVILGARSVERGEAAVSELTSRGLDVELVQIDMNDLKSIEQAAETIHKTYPDINLLINNAGMPGAFSHSFTDTQEEDLRNAFEVNFFGTFRLNQRLFPLIKDNEGTIINVSTDMASLDHMQNAEFTLNAFDYNSSKTANSAMTLSMAYEVKNSRAQVFAVTPGFTSTDLNGNAEGGKSKEASAAIIVRYATDGKRHNGELLDENGVYPW
- a CDS encoding GNAT family N-acetyltransferase; translated protein: MEVSLYKADLEDASTIHEMKVKAFMPLLEKYQDFETSPANETLERIITQINQSFTDYFIIHHLEVAVGGIRVVKKDNRIYSISPIFILPEHQGKGIAQKVFTMVEQIYDDAKSWKLGTILQEQGNCYLYEKIGYKKTGGTKAINDKMTMVFYEKHI
- a CDS encoding ATP-binding protein, with amino-acid sequence MNSLRKKNKLRLGRLHQWIWPRSLRSQLLSRSLFVLAGLLLLIGILQFWIMESFLYRNQAKTMEEQLMSMPPVWLGIQSRSGSSNNPFGGQAGNVSGNRVLFIPDRSLALFDNQGTFEDVFGEDGLNAPHLSTAEYQDITDELKEQKHIPYRIVTDSQGKEQLIVFASPGPRNRGLPMVQMGTATKPLRDLIIKQLLIFIMLSLLAMVAGLILYTKVLRRTLVPLSNMVNKVQQIDAGSLAERLPVVQGQEEVDQLALSFNGMLERLENSFEAERESKEQMQRFLSDASHELRTPLTSIHGFIEVLQRGAATNQDQLYKALDSMHGESVRINKLVEDLLLLTKLDQAPKQEQEVIQLDSLLLEMQPQLTMMAQRRSIHLDLTAAVHVLADPYKLKQVVLNLFHNAVQHTDPEHGAISITLYATHHKAELSVKDNGTGIEPEHLPHIFERFYRTSSSRSRKQGGAGLGLAITHSIVESYSGKITVRSQVGLGTEFMILMPLHKTDI
- a CDS encoding response regulator transcription factor; amino-acid sequence: MKLSSGIKILLADDEPHILQFLELGLSNEGFDVRTAPDGAAALELALEFRPHMAILDVMMPEMDGFEVVERLRKTGAQVGVIMLTAKDEVENRVKGLWLGADDYMIKPFAFDELLARIQARLRNQFPLLIGAVTHGPFRIDDQRKEITYQDQVLELSPTEYELLKFIVLNHGIVLSKATILSRVWGYDFGGEENIVEVYVRSLRDKLGDKEHRLIRTLRGVGYRVDL